GAAGATGCAGATGCTGCGTCAGGAGCAGGAcctgaggaggaagacagagatccACGAGATCGAGGAGAGGAAGAACAGCCAGATCAACACGCTGATGAAGAACCACGAGAAGGCTTTCAGCGACATCAAGAACTACTACAATGACATCACCCTCAACAACCTGGCCCTCATCAACTCACTCAAGGTTAGCAATAATACAACAATATCAGCTAATGACCAAGGTATTTGTTCTGCTCAATAACAATAACCTAGGCCCAATCAACTGACTGAGGATTAGAAATTCCTCAACGTACAGTATCGTCAAACCTAACCTAGGCCTCATCAACTCACTTGTGTATTACAAGACGATAACATAGAGGTGTATGATTGCTGATAGGTCCTGATCTTTAGCAGAAGGGTTCACTGTGTGGTGTCCCTGACTGACAGTGGCCAGGGTTTAGAGCCCTGGAGGGCAAACTGTTTGTTACACTGACACATCAATCCAATACAAGCTAGTAACCAGTTGTTTACatggcctgtgtgtgtctgtcaggaaCAAATGGAGGAGATGAAGAGGAAGGAGGAGCGTCTGGAGAAGGACATGGCAGAGGTGCTGCTGCAGAACAAGCGCCTGACGGAGCCCCTGCAGAGGGCCAAGGAGGAGGTGACCGAGCTGCAGAAACAACTGGCCAACTACGAGAAGGACAAGACCTCACTGGCGgtgggttacacacacacaaacacagaatagAATACATGATATCTGGTTATATGGTAATTATACAGAAGATTTCAGGCAAAAAGCAACAATGAAGCAGTATGACAGATATGCATAAAAAATATTCATATAGCAACATGAAAAAGTAAAATGATCTCAAATGTTCTATGATGAATGGTTTGTGTTGGGTGTATCTGAGAGTGAATAGAAATGTAGTAGGGTACTTGGTGAAAGTAAACAGGAGTGATGGTGCCTGTCTTGACAGGGGGCCAAAGCACATCTGAAGGTCGCAGGCAAGGAGATGAAAGACCTGAAGTGGGAACACGAAGTGCTGGAACAGAGGTTTAGTAAGGTGAGAAGctaccattacacacacacacacacaaactctggtTTGTTATGACAAAGGCTTTTGTCCTCACATGTTGCATAAATTGTTGTCACTTGATTGAATCAaaccaaatgttatttgtcacatgcgccaaatacaacaccttacagtgaaatgcttacttacgagcccctaaccaacaatgctttaagaagttaagaaaaaaactagttaagtaaaaaatagataagtagaaaataaaagtaacaaataattaaacagcagcagtaaaataacaagcgaggctatatacagggggtaccggtacagagttaatgtgtggGCGCACcggttgaggtaattgaggtaatatctaCATGTAGGTTAAAGTGACTGAGTTAAAGAGTTAAAGTGactctgcatagataataaactgagtagtagcagcgtaaaagaggggtctgggtagccctttgattagctgttcaggagtcttatggcttgggggtagaagctgttaagaagcctcttggacctcaacttggcgctctggtactgcttgccctgcggtagcagagagaacagtctatgactaaggtggctggtctttgaccatttttagggccttcctctgacactgcctggtatagaggtcctggatgacaggaagcttggtcccagtgatgcactgggccgtacgcactaccatctgtagtgcctcgcggtcggaggccgagcagttgccgtaccaggcagtgatgcaaccagtcaggatgctctcgatggtgcagatgtagaaccttttgaggatctgaggacccatgtcaaacaACATAGTGTTTAGCCTTTTCAAATGTGGGACAGAGAAGAATCTGAGAAACTCTCATGACCACAGTGCCAGTTATTAAACATTAGAACTGAAAAGGCGTCTACACTGAAATCTGTGTTCCAATCTAATAAAAAAAATGAGTTTTTGGACCATTGTTTCCTTTTGAGGTGATTACAGAGGAGTTCAAGGATGAGTCCTTCTGCCCTTTTACCCTGTGTATGGGTCTTTTTATGAGACCACAGCACAAACTAACAACACAGACTGTTTATTAGGTTGACTAAAAACCTCCTAGTAACTGGAAACTGTTCACCCTTATAATGGCTACTATTGAAGGACTGTCCCTCTGTTATGCACTCACACACCCCAAAAAGGGAACAGAATTGAATCAAATGTAATTCTGTCAAATTGATCCATGCTTAACTGATCTGTGTTTCTAACTGAGCTGAGCCAATCCTTTTGTCTGTGTGGTGCAGGTCCAGGTGGAGCGTGATGACCTGTATAAGAAGTTCACCCAGGCCATCCAGGAAGTGCAGCAGAAGAGTGGCTTTAAGAACCTCCTGTTGGAGAGGAAACTGGGGGCTCTGACCAACACCCTGGAGAAGAAGGAGGCTCAGCTCAACGAGGTGCTGTCTGCCTCCAACTTGGACCACACCGCCCTCGGCGTGGTCACACGCAAACTGGAGGTATGCTACCCTCCCTGGGatacctaaccctagcttcatgtccacatcctggttcagccctaactctcaaccacaaccctaaccctagcttcatgaccacatcctggttcagccctaactctcaaccacaaccctaaccctagcttcatgaccacatcctggttcagccctaactctcaaccacaaccctaaccctagcttcatgaccacatcctggttcagccctaactCTCAACcacaatcctaaccctagcttcatgaccacatcctggttcagccctaactCTCAACcacaatcctaaccctagcttcatgaccacatcctggttcagccctaaccaCCCTGACTACACAAGACTACACAGCTCCATCATACCAAAGAAGCTACACTAGTACCCTACTCTCTTGTGTTGAGCTAACAGTAGAGTTGTGAAAACAACTAGCACCACACCTCATCAGACCTGCTTTGTGGTGGATACTGGATACAAGCCAAGTTGCCATTCAAGATTAAAACAGAGAGGTGTTCTTAACAGAAAAATGTGATATTCGTTCCATCGTGCGACTATGTTTGCTGTTGCTAAGTCCTTGCTATCAGgtttctctactctactgtcctagAAGCTGATTATCAAGTGGCTTCAACCACATCAAATTGCAAACCTTGCCTGTGAGTGTAGTTACTGGAGGAAGCGTACGGCAGACTATTCTGCAGCCAAACAACTCTATTTGTTTTTTCCTTGCAGGAAGTTTTGGACTCCAAGAACATTGCGATCAAAGACTTGCAGTATGAGTTGGCGCGGGTTTGTAAGGTGAGGATGTTGGCTGAATACAATGCCTTTTGTGTCTGAACCCTATTTAGTTTTGTACATTAAGCGGAAAACAACAGGATTATAACTATGTAATAGAATAACTAACCAATCCAAAATCAATACATTCTCATCTTTATAGGCAAAAGTGATAATAGCGTCTGTCAATATACTGTTACTCTCAATAAAAATGTTAACATCTCTGTCTGATGGGCAGGCCCATAATGACCTGCTGAGAACCTATGAGGCCAAGCTGCAGGCCTTTGGGATCCCTATGGAGGAGCTGGGCTTCAAGCCCCTGGAGAGCAGTGTGGCTGGACACTCCCTGGGCCAGGGCCCTGCAGGGCTGGTGTCTGTCCCCACATGAGAGGCTCCCAGGCTGGGCTCAGAGACACAAATACTCCCTGACCCACACAGACTATCACTTACTGCAGTGCTAATGTGACTCTTctttctatctcactctctctttattgtaacgtTTGATAGTTGCTGTTGATCTTCAGTAGTATTTCTATCTGTTTGCGAAGAGGAACTTGTCTTTTTCCAATACACTGTAAACATTtccaaataaatatattttaaaaagtatcTCAGCTGCTGTATGTGTATACACTCACACATGGTGAAGGAACaacaatatatatgtttttatgcCGAGATGAGATCCATGTTTGTTTGTTCAGTCATCTCACTAAATGTGAAGGGCAGGCAAAAACCTGCAACATAGACACCAGGGTAGATCAGCATATCATCAGGACTATCAAATCCCAACTCAAACAGGATTTCCTGAGTCTCACTGCCAACAAAGTGATTTTTCTGAGGAGCCTGCTAcagagagcaatagtaatggcgtctttttgtaggcactaattCCAGCATGGTGTGTTGAGCAAAGCCTATGGGAAAATGAATGGCGTTTTTGTAGGTTTTTTGGGTGAATGCCAAAATAagggctgtggtaaacacaggcttaggagatcttataagTTTTGTTCTACAAGATAATCGTCATCGGCTAACATCacttttgtgaattttgaagcatttacggtgtatgtaataaaacatttaaaaacgacACCCAAAGGCTTCTTAATTCATAAAGGTCGCgttaactgactgatatctcatagaacaaaacgtataagcaCTCAATTATCTCAAGTAAGAAAGTTAAATCAAGCTACTTTTTAAGCTCAAACTGATGATCCTTCTACATTTTCTGAAAACAGTAAATGGACTAAAGTGCACAAATTCCTCTTCCTTGCCTAAGTAAGTTCTGTCTGACACTGGCATCATAACAGAAGAATAGGATAGGTGATACTTTAATCATTTTATCTCGGCAGGCTTTTAAATTGAGAAAAACAGTgattgaccctggtcagtcaatCAACTGCTCTTACCTCTGCCAGTCTCTAGCTGACTCGATGGTTAACCCGTCAACTAAAAGTGAgtctttgttttcatttcaacaattTACTATCTGTGATGTGCTAGATGCCTTGCTTAAGattaatgttttaaaaaatccaCTGGGGCTGGTATGCCTGATTAATTTTTTCTGGAGCTCTCTGCCCCCTGTTGCTGAATCATTAACCCATTAGTTTTACCTGAATGAGCCCATTTGTCTGGTATTAGGTAATATGTTAATATTAACTCTGCTGTTATTATTGTACtattaataacataataataataataactggtTATAATACCTGGTTATTAGATACAGTCCTTACCTATTGTGCTATTGCAGTTCGGTTCCATTTTTATTTACTCTCGTCCCTCATTTGATATGCATACATTCATCCTGCTCCATTCATTGCATTCCATGTGTACATTcattgtctctctgtttctgtacctTTACAGAACCATACCCATGTACATACCCATGTTCATCTTCTCCTGTGTGTGATTAAAGTTATTATGTGTGATTAAAATTCCTGCtttattcccctctaaccaggggtgGTGTCAGTGAGTTTCAAACCAGTAAATATGTAGAGCTGGGTCACTCTCTTTCATGGTCCTTTGCCTCGCCGGATTTGTGACTTTTGCTGACAACATTACAATATGGTGGCCCACAGAGACTACACAGGGTACTTTCCGCACTGCCCACCTGCGGTCCAGTGGAGTATGGTTCCGGGGTGTCCAATGGACGACTACCATTTGGATTATACCTTCTCTCTGGAGACTATGGGAACCCCCAGCCTGACGACGGTGCAACATGGACCCtatgtcctctctcctccacctgtaAGATGCTGCTCAGCATCAGGTGGGGCCGCAACCCAGCGCATGGATTTGTCTTCTGCTTTCGAGTGCCGGGGGTTGCAGCACCGTGGACATCGCTGGATATGGTGTGCAGGAGGCCCATTTTTCCCGTGTTGAACAGAATATACAGTCTTCTTAGCATTATGTAAGGGGTTGTCTCTTCGGAACCGGCACCGTTGCcagatatttatatatatatatatttttacctttatttaactaggcaagtcagttaagaacaaattcttatttacaatgacggtctaccaaaaGGCTAAAGGCCTTCTGTGGgacggggcctgggattaaaaatacaataaaaatacaatataaacaaaggacaaaacacatcacaacaagagacaagacaacacttcataaagagagaccggagacaacaacatagcaaggcagcaacacatgacaacgcatcatgctagcaacacaacataacgagacaacactacataaagagagacctaagacaacatagcatggcagcaacacaacataacaacaacatggtagctacACAACATTGTAGCAGAAAACATGGCACAGAGATAACAATACATCACCCAAAGCAGCCACAactcagtaagagtgtccatgattaagTCTTTGAATTAagaaattgagataaaactgtccagtttgagtgtttgttgcagctcgttccagttgctagctgcaaCAAACTGAAAAGAGCAGCgatccagggatgtgtgtgctttggggactttTAACAGactgtgactggcagaacgggtgttgtatgtggaggatgaggactGTAATAGATATCTCAGATGGGGGGAGTGAAGCCTGAAAGGGTTTTATAtttaagcatcaaccagtgggtcttgcgacgggtatacagagatgaccagtttacagaggagtatagagtgcagtgatgtgtcctataaggagcattggggGCAAAtatgatggctgaatggtaaagaacatctagccgctcgagaccACCCTTACTTGCCGTTCTATAaatatgtctccgtaatctagcatgggtaggatggtcatctgaatcagggttagtttggcagctggggtgaaagaggaatgattacgatagaggaaaccaagtctagatttaactttagcctgcagctttgatatgtgctgagagaagggcaGTGTACGTTCTAGCCATACTCTCAAGTACTTGTATAAGGGCTCTAAACTaaacctcaagctctaaaccctcagaggtagtaatagcACCtatgggaagaggggcattcttcttaccaaaccacatgacctttgctttggaggtgttcagaacaaggttaagggtagagaaaacTTGTTTTACACtgagaaagctttgttgtagagcatttaacacaacatttggggaggggccagctgactCTAATACTGCATCATCTGCATacaaatggatgagagagcttcctactgcctgagctatgttgttgatgtagattgagaagagcgtgggcctaggatcgagccttggggtactcccttggtgacaggcagtggctgagacagcagtttttctgactttatacactgcattcTTTGAGAGTGGTAGTtaacaaaccaggccaaagacccctcagagacaccaatactccttagccagctcacaagaatggaatggtctaccgtattaaaagctttggccaagtcaactaaaatagcagcacaatattgcttagattcaagggcaatggtgacatcattaaggacctttaaggttgcagtgacacgtccataacctgagcggaaaccagattgaaaactatagacatcaagaaagccagtcagttgattattgacaagtttttccaacacttttgataaatagaaataggcctataacagtttggatctccccctttaaataaaggacaaaccgtggctgccttccaagcaatggggacctccccagaaaggagagacaggttaaaaggttggagataggcttggcgatgaaaGGGggagcaaccttaaagaagaaagggtctaaactaTCTGACCCAGATGGTTCTTTCGGaccaagtttaaggagctcctttagcacctcggattcagtgactgcctgcagggagaaactttgtagcggggcaggggaaaaagagggagaggcaTTGGGGATAGTTGCATTAGAAGGGATGGGAGattaggaaatgttggacgggcaaggaggcattcCTGAGTCAagtaggaatcctgacttaatgaagtggtgattaaagagcccAGCCATGTGCTTcgtgtcagtaacaaccacatcatcaacattgagggacatgggcagctgtgaggaggagggtttattctcaaGGTCTTTAATCGTTTcgcagaacttcttggggttaaaCCCTCAGAGAgggaactgctccttaaagtaactaactttggccttccgggtAGCCTGAAcacacttatttctcatttgcctgaacaagagccagtcagcctgaggaTTCGTGTGCCAAgtctttcgc
The genomic region above belongs to Oncorhynchus mykiss isolate Arlee chromosome 6, USDA_OmykA_1.1, whole genome shotgun sequence and contains:
- the gas8 gene encoding dynein regulatory complex subunit 4; its protein translation is MPPKKKAAAKSAKGKTPTVVDGLSTEEMSKEQLEEHIVRLREELDREREERNYFQLERDKIHTFWEITKRHLDERKADLRNRDREMEEAEERHQVEIKVYKQKVKHLLYEHQNSISELKGEGVVSNKLMQKEHAELENELCKGMRTLKVDIKEQELSNENLVKGLKLKNDQEITKTRNDFERQVREIEAKYEKKMQMLRQEQDLRRKTEIHEIEERKNSQINTLMKNHEKAFSDIKNYYNDITLNNLALINSLKEQMEEMKRKEERLEKDMAEVLLQNKRLTEPLQRAKEEVTELQKQLANYEKDKTSLAGAKAHLKVAGKEMKDLKWEHEVLEQRFSKVQVERDDLYKKFTQAIQEVQQKSGFKNLLLERKLGALTNTLEKKEAQLNEVLSASNLDHTALGVVTRKLEEVLDSKNIAIKDLQYELARVCKAHNDLLRTYEAKLQAFGIPMEELGFKPLESSVAGHSLGQGPAGLVSVPT